The following is a genomic window from Funiculus sociatus GB2-C1.
CCCGCTGATTTTCTAAAGACCAGCGATCGCGTTCTCTCTTGACAAGACGATTATTTTCTGGCAATGCGGCAAATATTTGACGGCCCAACTGTACGCCATCGCGGTAATCGCCGCGTTGGTCGCCTTGGAGGAGCGCGATCGCTTGTTGCATCAGCTGAATTTCCCACCGCCCCAGCTCAGCATAGACAAAAATGTGCATCAAGCCTCCAGGCGCTAACTTCGCCGCCAAGGACTTAATTCCCCGGATTGGGTCAGGTAAATGATGCAGCACCCCCACACAGTTAATTAGATCGAACTCACCAGGGAGTTGATCGGCATCGTACAGGCTCAAGTGATGAAACTCAACGCGATTTGCCCCTGAACGGCGAGTGCGCTCTTGTGCCACCCCCAACGCACCTGCACTTAAATCAATTCCCACCACTTGTGCAGTAGGATTGAGATGAACCAAATACTCTGTTCCAACACCAGTGCCACATCCAGCATCCAAAATGCGGATCTCCTGTTTTTGGGGTTTTTGACCCGTGCAGAAGCTATAGGCAGCTAGCCAGTTCCAGCGCCAGTTGTAGCCGGGAGGCGGACTATCCAGCAAGGGTTCTGGCGGAAAAGGGTAAGTATCGTAGAGTCGCTGAACAGCGTTGCTGATATCCTGCCTTATTTCCATATCACAAAATGGCGCAAAGTAGAGACAACTGGGAAACGTAACAAAGCTTATCTTTTTTCTCAGGAAATGTATCGCAATTTAGTATTATGACACTGTGAATACACGGAGAGAATTCTACACACTTTTTAATAAACCTATCTAGCAAGCCCGAAAAGTTTTAATCTAAAAACTGAGCTGATTAAACCCAGGCAGTGGTTAGATGGGATGCTCTCCAGAAGCCTAGTTTGCCTAAAAATGAAGGCTCTCCGGTTGAAGCCCTTACCCAAGGGTGGATGAAAACACCAGATGTTGAAGGCGGTCGGATAAAGGCTGCATAAGCAGGCAGAAAGCACCTGCGGCAGTAGCCCAAATTCACGCCTTGGCACTTCATAATTCAACAGTGGCACTCTGGTCATGTTTAACGCAGTGACAATTTTTTTATAGGGAGCTTTTGAGATCCAATGAGTGTTAAGGCAAGTGGTGGAAGCTCAGTTGCGCGTCCGCAACTATATCAAACAGTACCAGTTGCAACAATTTCCCAAGCGGAACAGCAAGACCGCTTCTTAGGGCGGGGGGAACTGGATGAGCTGAAAAGCTATTTCAGTTCTGGAAACAAGCGTTTAGAGATTTCCCAAACGCTCACCCAAAACGCCGACCTGATTGTGTCCCGCGCTGCTAACCGCATTTTCGTTGGGGGTTCCCCGATGGCTTTTTTGGAGAAGCCTCGCGAACCAGAACTAGCGATCGCGGGTACAGTTCCGGATGTCAAACAAGGGATGGCGCTGGGAAATGTCACCTATGTGGAAAGCAGCGGCGGCTTTTTGCAAGGTTTGCGGAGTCTCTTTAGCGCCAGCGGCGGCGGTGCCGCACCAGCAGGTTTCCGACCGATAAACGTCGCCCGTTACGGCCCGGGCAATATGCAGAAATCGCTGCGGGACTTATCGTGGTTTTTGCGCTACCTAACTTACGCGATCGTTGCCGGAGATCCTAACATCATCTCTGTCAACACGCGGGGTTTGCGGGAAATCATCGAAAACGCTTGCTCTACCGATGCCACAATTGTCGCCTTGCAGGAAATGCGAGCAGCAGCTTTGGGTTATTTCCGGCGCGATGATGAAGCCTCAGGTATTGTCAACCAATACTTTGAAGTTCTGATTAACGAATTCAAAGCCCCCACTCCCTCAAACAAATTACGGCAGCGTCCTTCTGGCGATCAGCAAGGTCTGCAACTACCCCAAATTTACTTCAACGCAGCCGAGCGGCGTCCCAAATACGCCATGAAGCCCGGTTTGTCCTCCTCGGAAAAACAAGAAATCATCAAAGCTGCCTATCGGCAAGTCTTTGAACGGGACATTACCCGCGCCTACAGCCAGGGCATCTCTGACCTTGAATCTAAGGTGAAAAATGGCGACATCTCCATGAAGGAGTTTATTCGCCGTTTAGGTAAATCTCCTCTGTATCGGAAAAATTTCTTCGAGCCATACATCAACAGTCGCGCTCTAGAACTCGCCTTCCGTCACATTTTGGGACGTGGGCCGTCCAGCCGTGAAGAAGTACAAGAATACTTCTCCATCGTTTCCCAAAAAGGTCTACCAGGTCTGATAGATGCCTTGGTGGATTCTAAAGAATACTCCGACTACTTCGGCGAAGAAACCGTCCCCTACATCCGAGGTTTGGGTCAAGAAGCCCAAGAATGTCGTAACTGGGGGCCGCAGCAAGATTTGTTGAACTACAGTGCGCCTTTCCGTAAGGTACCGCAGTTCCTCACCACCTTTGCTGCTTACGATCGCCCGCTACCGGATCAACACCCCTACGGTTCCGGCAACGACCCGCTAGAAATTCAGTTTGGGGCAATCTTCCCGAAAGAAACGAAGAATCCCAACACCCGTCCGGCTCCCTTTGGTAAAGATACTCGCCGCATCCTGATCCGCCAAGGCCCAGGTATTGATAACCAACTGAGCAACCCAGCAGCTCGTCCGAAAGATCCGGGTTCACTCGGTCCCAAGGTGTTCAAGCTGGATCAACTTCCAGGCCCTAGCGGTAACGGCGGCGTATCTGCGAAGCGCTATGTGAAGAATTCCAGTGTCAAATACTCGGAAAGCTCCACCCAAGCCTTGATTAAGGCAGCTTACCTGCAAGTCTTTGGGCGGGATGTCTACGAAGGTCAGCGCCTGAAGGTGGCAGAAATCAAGCTGGAAAACGGCGAAACCACCGTGCGAGAGTTTATCCGCGTTTTGGCTAAGTCG
Proteins encoded in this region:
- a CDS encoding phycobilisome rod-core linker polypeptide; amino-acid sequence: MSVKASGGSSVARPQLYQTVPVATISQAEQQDRFLGRGELDELKSYFSSGNKRLEISQTLTQNADLIVSRAANRIFVGGSPMAFLEKPREPELAIAGTVPDVKQGMALGNVTYVESSGGFLQGLRSLFSASGGGAAPAGFRPINVARYGPGNMQKSLRDLSWFLRYLTYAIVAGDPNIISVNTRGLREIIENACSTDATIVALQEMRAAALGYFRRDDEASGIVNQYFEVLINEFKAPTPSNKLRQRPSGDQQGLQLPQIYFNAAERRPKYAMKPGLSSSEKQEIIKAAYRQVFERDITRAYSQGISDLESKVKNGDISMKEFIRRLGKSPLYRKNFFEPYINSRALELAFRHILGRGPSSREEVQEYFSIVSQKGLPGLIDALVDSKEYSDYFGEETVPYIRGLGQEAQECRNWGPQQDLLNYSAPFRKVPQFLTTFAAYDRPLPDQHPYGSGNDPLEIQFGAIFPKETKNPNTRPAPFGKDTRRILIRQGPGIDNQLSNPAARPKDPGSLGPKVFKLDQLPGPSGNGGVSAKRYVKNSSVKYSESSTQALIKAAYLQVFGRDVYEGQRLKVAEIKLENGETTVREFIRVLAKSDLFRKLYWTSLYVTKSVEYIHRRLLGRPTYGRQEINKYFDICAKKGFYALVDAIIDSPEYNESFGEDTVPYERYLTPAGVSLRSLRVGSITDTGLKVEKEETPRFVELGQVTQMRTEPDIQFRINQGVTKKREQTKVFKLTETEDKALVQNVIRAAYRQIFERDIEPYVVKNQFSDLESKLRNGEINLKEFIEALGGSELYIKEFYAPYPNTKVIELGTKHFLGRAPVDQVEIRKYNQILASQGIRGFVGAMVNSVEYAQAFGEDTVPYNRFPTLPAANFPNTEKLYNQLTKQNNDLVVPSFEPVKPRMDASKMPLTGKAIADMAAAARKMDMSKPKFIELGRSFTNGDGQSVEVGVGTTRRKPARIYRMNPGMSQVETVQVINAIYCQVMDIFSGQVPGELRRSELDSKLRNGDISVREFVKTLASSEIYRRRFYTPYPNTKVIEFLFRHLLGRAPATQGEIQQYNKLLADGGLKAAVEAMVDSPEYARYFGEDVVPYNRYPSLPAGNYLGSVKAAADLVKQSWSDLSPSYLGSTSTR
- a CDS encoding class I SAM-dependent methyltransferase, with the protein product MEIRQDISNAVQRLYDTYPFPPEPLLDSPPPGYNWRWNWLAAYSFCTGQKPQKQEIRILDAGCGTGVGTEYLVHLNPTAQVVGIDLSAGALGVAQERTRRSGANRVEFHHLSLYDADQLPGEFDLINCVGVLHHLPDPIRGIKSLAAKLAPGGLMHIFVYAELGRWEIQLMQQAIALLQGDQRGDYRDGVQLGRQIFAALPENNRLVKRERDRWSLENQRDECFADMYVHPQEIDYNIATLFELIDASGLDFLGFSNPRNWQLERLIGKNPELIKRSENLSDRAKYRLIELLDPEVITHYEFFLSRPPLPSSDWSSDEALLKAIPERNPCMDGWPSRCLFNYDYQIINLSEEEFQFLQACDENSTQQRTMKEILADGKLELDKVRSLLTGQLILLTPA